One region of Macadamia integrifolia cultivar HAES 741 chromosome 11, SCU_Mint_v3, whole genome shotgun sequence genomic DNA includes:
- the LOC122093707 gene encoding disease resistance protein At4g27190-like isoform X2 encodes MNMVGVAVGAITGVVNYLVPPFTRHISYLYHHKRNANDLRIQMERLGEVTEDTQRLVNAAEMRGEVIRVVVKGWLEKVNGIVSKETELQNALKESKGCLQGGCSGRYKVGKHAKRMIDEVRELLNVGGTFAAAGVSHPSPLPPGLESMQTLDFQEYGSTKSAMSQIMNALNDENINMIGVYGIGGVGKTTLMKEVAKISKNDGFFGQVVMVIVSQNPDLKKIQAEIAENLGQPLTQESLLVRARILSERIKKEKRTLLVLDDLWKPLNLVEEVGIPYGNNCKVVLTTRQLEVCNQMKTQSNVEVKVLSEGDAWVLFKWAAGDRIEVDDTLRLVANEVVRECAGLPLAIVVIGSTLRDKDQHTWEDAASELKKSSSSPPDIEGVHNKIFCPLKWSYDFLDNDATRFCLLLCCMFPEDYLISVEDDLLPYVVGEGLFENVHTLTKAKNRLHTQVERLKRSCLLLEDDREGYVRMHDVIRDVCIWIASSEVHGFVVKSGRPLTIWPDGEILKKCK; translated from the coding sequence TTGGAGTTGCCGTTGGAGCCATCACCGGAGTGGTTAATTATTTGGTTCCTCCCTTCACGCGTCACATTAGTTATCTTTATCATCACAAGAGAAACGCTAATGACCTTAGAATTCAAATGGAAAGACTTGGAGAAGTGACAGAGGATACACAACGCTTGGTGAATGCAGCTGAGATGAGAGGAGAAGTGATCAGAGTTGTGGTGAAAGGTTGGTTAGAAAAAGTTAATGGAATAGTGTCTAAGGAGACAGAATTGCAGAATGCACTGAAAGAGAGCAAGGGTTGCCTCCAAGGGGGTTGCTCAGGGCGTTATAAAGTAGGGAAACATGCAAAACGCATGATTGACGAAGTCAGGGAGCTCCTAAATGTAGGTGGAACATTTGCTGCTGCTGGTGTGTCACATCCTTCTCCGCTTCCTCCCGGCCTAGAATCCATGCAAACACTAGATTTTCAGGAATACGGTTCCACCAAATCAGCCATGTCCCAAATCATGAATGCTTTGAATGATGAGAATATCAACATGATTGGTGTATATGGCATAGGAGGGGTTGGAAAGACAACCTTGATGAAAGAAGTagccaaaatttcaaaaaatgatgGTTTTTTTGGTCAAGTTGTGATGGTCATTGTATCTCAAAACCCGGACTTGAAGAAGATCCAAGCAGAAATTGCGGAGAACTTGGGCCAGCCGCTTACACAAGAGTCCCTATTAGTGAGAGCAAGAATTTTATCAGAGagaataaagaaggagaaaCGAACCCTCCTAGTCTTGGATGATTTGTGGAAACCACTGAATTTAGTAGAGGAGGTAGGAATTCCCTATGGAAACAACTGCAAGGTAGTTCTCACAACAAGACAGCTTGAGGTGTGTAATCAAATGAAGACCCAATCCAATGTCGAAGTAAAAGTTCTATCAGAAGGAGATGCATGGGTTCTATTCAAATGGGCTGCTGGAGATCGTATAGAGGTCGACGATACGCTACGTCTGGTGGCGAATGAAGTTGTTAGAGAATGTGCAGGTTTGCCCTTAGCAATCGTTGTAATTGGAAGTACATTGCGAGACAAGGACCAGCATACATGGGAAGATGCAGCTAGCGAACTCAAGAAATCAAGCTCATCACCACCGGATATTGAAGGTGTGCATAATAAAATATTCTGCCCCCTAAAATGGAGTTACGACTTTCTTGATAATGATGCCACCAGATTTTGCCTCTTGCTATGTTGTATGTTTCCTGAAGACTACCTTATTTCTGTTGAGGATGATTTGCTTCCTTATGTGGTGGGGGAGGGGTTGTTTGAAAATGTTCACACCCTTACTAAAGCAAAGAATAGGTTGCACACGCAGGTGGAAAGACTTAAGCGATCATGCTTATTATTAGAGGATGATAGAGAAGGATATGTAAGGATGCATGATGTTATTCGGGATGTGTGTATATGGATTGCATCCAGTGAAGTCCATGGTTTTGTTGTAAAATCTGGTAGACCATTGACAATTTGGCCTGATGGAGAGATCCTAAAGAAATGCAAGTGA
- the LOC122093707 gene encoding uncharacterized protein LOC122093707 isoform X1, translating into MKSLMTLDLNDTCISSIPSSLCCLMDLRVLLISGIEGYGVSLRGKLKKSFDVSLLGKLKKLEILRLSRCNVKKLLAEDVEELTNLKSLDLSLNKKLIIAPNTLSRLPLLEEINLEESFDEWGQIVDKGSNNIGLSEVASLSALTTLYIRIPNIKYLSANNNNIPIFRWENMTRFKVILGNLDWFNIPFEVPFEAEQCALFFGGISIPHHPHSDWARWLIFLLERTKKLLLRECHGLNKYGLSSLIGAGGAGGIRVLNKLQILWVDRCDDVEYVLSTTTNTTTVVDEAEDEGHHHHYHYQIQDEVPQQITTFSSLKMLDLQYLPKLKAICQYGSIPVPSTGGGGGGFFNNLRSLYVSGCSSLISIIPSDLLANLPNLEQLEVRDCSKTTEIFNSNDQEGHHQQATTLILPKLRQLELRHLLSLRTIWDGVVSPSSLLNLEYIYLYNLGMNFVFSLAMAQRLQQLKELQIWNCDNMVQIISLLMEGEDELEKEEAIITCKNTVLFPQLRVLRLINLPNLSMVSKRVLRSSSSSSHDYNFFYWPSLETLTVEKCPNLKRFPMSLQKNAIKLREIQVEKEWFNALEWNDDDDDDQTHHDKLQNLQEKGVKVEFERQWSY; encoded by the exons ATGAAATCATTGATGACTCTAGATCTGAATGACACATGTATCTCTTCGATACCATCTTCGTTGTGTTGCTTAATGGACCTTCGAGTGTTGCTTATCAGTGGAATTGAGGGTTATGGTGTCTCATTGCGTGGGAAGTTGAAGAAAAGTTTTGATGTCTCATTGCTTGGGAAGTTGAAGAAACTTGAAATCCTTCGCCTATCAAGATGCAATGTAAAAAAATTATTGGCAGAAGATGTAGAAGAGCTTACAAATCTGAAGTCATTGGATTTGTCATTGAATAAGAAGTTGATTATTGCCCCGAATACTCTATCGAGGCTGCCTCTTTTGGAAGAAATCAATCTGGAGGAAAGCTTTGATGAGTGGGGGCAGATTGTCGACAAAGGATCAAATAATATTGGCTTATCTGAGGTTGCATCTTTGTCTGCTCTGACTACACTATACATAAGGATACCGAATATCAAATATTTGTctgcaaataataataatatcccAATATTTCGTTGGGAAAACATGACACGCTTCAAAGTGATTTTGGGAAACCTTGATTGGTTTAATATTCCCTTTGAGGTTCCCTTTGAGGCCGAGCAATGCGCATTGTTTTTTGGTGGAATATCCATCCCTCATCATCCACATTCTGATTGGGCGAGGTGGTTGATCTTTTTGTTGGAACGAACAAAAAAGCTACTGCTCAGAGAGTGTCATGGTCTTAATAAGTACGGTTTAAGCAGCCTAATTGGTGCAGGAGGAGCAGGGGGAATAAGGGTTTTGAATAAGTTGCAAATTCTGTGGGTTGACAGATGTGATGATGTGGAATATGTTTTGAGTACTACGACTAATACAACCACTGTTGTTGATGAGGCAGAAGATGAaggacatcatcatcattatcattatcaaattcaagatgaggttccaCAGCAAATCACAACATTCAGCAGTTTGAAAATGCTAGACTTGCAGTACCTACCGAAATTGAAGGCAATCTGCCAATATGGGTCTATTCCAGTTCCAAGTactggtggaggaggaggaggattcTTCAACAACCTAAGATCTCTATATGTGTCTGGTTGTTCGAGTCTAATTAGTATCATACCCTCTGATCTGCTGGCAAACCTACCAAATTTAGAACAACTCGAGGTAAGGGATTGTTCTAAAACGACTGAGATATTCAACTCCAACGACCAAGAAGGGCATCATCAGCAGGCTACAACATTAATATTGCCGAAACTAAGACAATTGGAACTAAGACACCTCCTTTCTCTAAGGACCATATGGGATGGCGTTGTTTCACCTTCAAGCCTCCTGAACCTAGAGTACATATACTTATACAACTTGGGAATGAACTTTGTGTTCTCACTAGCCATGGCGCAGAGGCTTCAACAACTAAAGGAGCTTCAGATTTGGAATTGTGATAATATGGTGCAAATAATCTCATTATTAatggaaggagaagatgagTTAGAAAAGGAGGAGGCCATCATCACTTGCAAGAATACGGTACTGTTTCCTCAACTTCGGGTTCTAAGGTTAATCAACCTGCCAAATCTCTCGATGGTGAGTAAAAGGGTGTTacgcagcagcagcagcagcagccatgattataattttttttattggccTTCATTGGAAACATTGACAGTTGAGAAATGCCCCAATCTGAAAAGGTTTCCCATGAGTCTACAGAAAAACGCAATAAAACTGAGGGAAATTCAAGTAGAAAAAGAATGGTTCAATGCGTTGGAGtggaatgatgatgatgatgacgaccaAACTCATCATGATAAGTTGCAAAACCTACAAGAAAAAGGAGTCAAG GTTGAATTTGAAAGGCAATGGTCATATTGA